In one Pirellulales bacterium genomic region, the following are encoded:
- a CDS encoding PPK2 family polyphosphate kinase, which yields MSQPLKVKPGAKVQLKDFDPDFHDGIEKQAALEEAAKNADALDELAYRLYAEHRRALLIVLQGMDTSGKDGTIRHVMSRVSPQTCKVVSFKQPNSEELEHDFLWRVHRAVPPKGQIGIFNRSHYEDVLVVRVHHLVEKSVWKSRYEKINLFEKFLAQEGTTILKFFLHISRDEQRERLLKRIEDPHKLWKISEADVAERKYWDDYQRAYEDAIAECGADHASWYIVPANHKWYRNLVVGRVVHETLKQMDPKFPAAAKDLTKLVIE from the coding sequence ATGTCACAACCGCTGAAGGTCAAGCCCGGCGCGAAGGTCCAGCTCAAGGATTTCGATCCGGATTTTCACGACGGGATCGAGAAACAGGCCGCGCTCGAAGAGGCGGCCAAGAATGCCGATGCCCTCGATGAGCTGGCCTACCGTCTCTACGCCGAGCACCGCCGCGCGCTGTTGATCGTGCTCCAAGGGATGGACACGTCGGGCAAAGACGGCACGATCCGGCACGTGATGAGCCGCGTTAGCCCGCAGACCTGCAAGGTCGTCTCGTTCAAACAGCCCAATAGCGAAGAGTTGGAGCACGACTTTCTCTGGCGAGTTCATCGAGCCGTGCCGCCGAAAGGACAAATCGGCATCTTCAACCGTTCGCACTACGAAGACGTGCTCGTGGTGCGGGTCCACCACCTCGTCGAGAAATCGGTGTGGAAAAGCCGCTACGAGAAGATCAATCTGTTCGAGAAGTTTCTCGCGCAGGAGGGAACCACGATCCTCAAGTTCTTCCTGCACATCAGCCGCGACGAGCAGCGCGAGCGGCTCCTCAAGCGGATCGAAGATCCGCACAAGCTCTGGAAGATCAGCGAGGCCGACGTGGCGGAGCGGAAATACTGGGACGACTACCAGCGGGCCTACGAAGACGCGATCGCCGAATGCGGCGCCGATCACGCGTCCTGGTATATCGTCCCAGCCAACCACAAATGGTATCGCAATTTGGTTGTTGGCCGCGTCGTTCATGAGACGCTAAAGCAGATGGACCCGAAGTTTCCCGCCGCTGCGAAGGACTTGACCAAGCTGGTGATCGAGTAG
- a CDS encoding STAS domain-containing protein, with protein sequence MSMPTEIKAARTDDGYVIRVEGRGTLRESPAVREFAAQCLDQRRELTLSVDLFACEYLDSTFLGCLVGLYRRGQQEPNLRLTVCAEPETRRRLLGATRLDKLFHCVDNCPEPAGPWAPLSAPQLEKRDFGLHVLECHQRLSELPCPSAPAFKAVADQLARELGQSQPGTP encoded by the coding sequence ATGTCGATGCCGACGGAAATCAAGGCGGCTCGCACGGACGACGGGTATGTAATCCGCGTCGAAGGGCGCGGGACGCTGCGCGAGAGTCCGGCCGTGCGCGAATTCGCCGCCCAATGTCTCGATCAGCGGCGCGAGTTGACGCTCTCGGTCGATCTCTTCGCCTGCGAGTATCTCGATAGCACGTTTCTCGGCTGCCTTGTCGGGCTGTATCGACGCGGACAACAAGAGCCGAACCTGCGCCTGACCGTGTGCGCCGAGCCAGAAACGCGGCGGCGATTGCTGGGCGCGACTCGGCTCGACAAGCTGTTCCACTGCGTCGACAATTGCCCCGAGCCGGCTGGTCCCTGGGCGCCGCTCTCGGCCCCGCAACTGGAAAAGCGCGATTTCGGCCTGCACGTCCTGGAATGTCATCAGCGGCTTTCCGAACTCCCCTGCCCCAGCGCGCCGGCCTTCAAGGCTGTCGCCGACCAATTGGCCCGCGAATTGGGCCAATCGCAGCCGGGGACGCCCTAG